One part of the Raphanus sativus cultivar WK10039 chromosome 7, ASM80110v3, whole genome shotgun sequence genome encodes these proteins:
- the LOC108818334 gene encoding glutathione S-transferase U19, translating into MANEVILLDFWPSMYGMRTRIALREKGVEFEYRDENLREKSPLLLQMNPVHKKIPVLIHNGKPVCESAIQVQYIDEVWSHKNPILPSDPYQRAQARFWVDFIDKKMYEAQRKVYASKGEEQEAGKKEFIEILKTLESELGDKPYFGGDDFGYVDIGLIGFYSWFPGYEKFGNLNFEAECPKLIAWAKRCMQRESVAKSLPDFEKVTEFMGMLRKKFGVE; encoded by the exons ATGGCGAACGAGGTGATCCTTCTTGATTTCTGGCCTAGCATGTACGGCATGAGGACAAGGATCGCTTTGAGGGAGAAAGGTGTGGAGTTCGAGTACAGGGACGAGAATCTGAGGGAAAAGAGCCCTCTGCTTCTCCAGATGAACCCGGTCCACAAGAAGATTCCGGTTCTCATCCACAACGGTAAACCGGTCTGCGAATCAGCCATCCAGGTTCAGTACATCGACGAGGTCTGGTCTCACAAGAACCCTATCCTCCCTTCTGATCCTTACCAGAGAGCTCAGGCTAGGTTCTGGGTTGATTTCATCGACAAGAAG ATGTACGAGGCACAGAGGAAGGTGTATGCTTCCAAGGGCGAGGAACAAGAGGCAGGCAAGAAGGAGTTCATTGAGATACTCAAGACTCTTGAATCCGAGCTTGGAGACAAGCCTTACTTTGGTGGGGATGACTTTGGCTATGTGGACATTGGATTGATTGGATTCTACTCCTGGTTCCCTGGGTATGAGAAGTTTGGTAACCTCAACTTCGAAGCAGAGTGTCCGAAACTGATTGCTTGGGCTAAGAGGTGTATGCAGAGGGAGAGTGTGGCCAAGTCCTTGCCTGATTTTGAGAAGGTTACTGAGTTTATGGGTATGCTCAGGAAGAAGTTTGGGGTTGAGTAG